One genomic region from Balaenoptera musculus isolate JJ_BM4_2016_0621 chromosome X, mBalMus1.pri.v3, whole genome shotgun sequence encodes:
- the CLDN2 gene encoding claudin-2 produces MASLGLQLVGYILGLLGLLGTLVAMLLPSWRTSSYVGASIVTAVGFSKGLWMECATQSTGITQCDIYSTMLGLPADIQAAQAMMVTSSAISSLACIVSVVGMRCTVFCQESRAKDRVAVVGGVFFILGGLLGFIPVAWNLHGILRDFYSPLVPDSMKFEIGEALYLGIISSLFSLVAGIILCFSCSPQGNRSNYYDAYQAQPLATRSSPRPGQPPKGKSEFNSYSLTGYV; encoded by the coding sequence ATGGCCTCTCTTGGCCTCCAACTTGTGGGCTACATCCTGGGCCTGCTGGGGCTGTTGGGCACCCTGGTTGCCATGCTGCTCCCCAGCTGGCGAACAAGCTCTTACGTCGGTGCCAGCATCGTGACCGCAGTCGGCTTCTCCAAGGGCCTCTGGATGGAGTGTGCCACACAGAGCACAGGCATCACCCAGTGTGACATCTACAGCACCATGCTGGGCCTGCCTGCTGACATCCAGGCTGCCCAGGCCATGATGGTGACATCCAGTGCAATCTCCTCCTTGGCCTGCATTGTCTCTGTGGTGGGCATGAGATGCACAGTCTTCTGCCAAGAGTCCCGAGCCAAAGACAGAGTGGCGGTGGTGGGCGGAGTCTTCTTCATCCTTGGAGGCCTCCTGGGCTTCATCCCTGTTGCCTGGAATCTTCACGGGATCTTGCGGGACTTCTACTCCCCACTGGTGCCTGACAGCATGAAATTTGAGATCGGAGAGGCTCTTTACTTGGGCATTATTTCCTCCCTGTTCTCCCTGGTAGCTGGAATCATCCTCTGCTTTTCCTGCTCGCCCCAGGGAAATCGGTCCAACTACTACGATGCCTACCaggcccagcccctggccacTAGGAGCTCTCCAAGGCCTGGTCAACCACCCAAAGGCAAGAGTGAGTTTAACTCCTACAGCCTGACAGGGTATGTGTGA